One window of the Candidatus Effluviviaceae Genus I sp. genome contains the following:
- a CDS encoding PD40 domain-containing protein produces MHANVLISKWQLTVFSCAALLAALLAPGCGSVSGPGDDDLVPGRIMFQTYRDGNGEIYSMESDGSDPVNLTNNPADDGEAGATRDGRRIAFSSYRDGNTEIYVMNANGSGQTRLTNHSARDEEPQWSPDGKRIVFESFRSGDRQVWSMKADGSNLRQLTTSSNGNAEPFYSPDGQKIVFYSTRSGEAQIYIMDADGTNVEQLTTGAGPNSAPTVSIDGTRIAFTTERHSPGSGSEVYTINIDGSDETRITTTSTWNWEPSWPGR; encoded by the coding sequence ATGCACGCGAACGTGCTGATCTCGAAGTGGCAGTTGACCGTGTTCTCCTGCGCCGCGCTTCTGGCTGCGCTCCTGGCTCCAGGATGCGGGAGCGTGTCCGGCCCGGGAGACGACGACCTCGTCCCAGGGCGGATCATGTTCCAGACCTACCGCGACGGCAACGGCGAGATCTACTCCATGGAGTCGGACGGCTCGGACCCAGTGAACCTGACGAACAACCCCGCGGACGACGGCGAGGCCGGCGCGACGCGTGACGGGAGGAGGATCGCGTTCTCGAGCTACAGGGACGGCAACACCGAGATCTACGTGATGAACGCCAACGGCTCGGGCCAGACACGTCTGACGAACCACTCCGCCCGCGACGAGGAGCCTCAGTGGTCGCCGGACGGCAAGAGGATTGTCTTCGAGAGCTTCCGCTCGGGTGACCGACAGGTATGGTCCATGAAGGCCGACGGCAGCAACCTGCGCCAGCTGACGACGTCGTCGAACGGCAATGCGGAGCCGTTCTACTCGCCCGATGGCCAGAAGATCGTGTTCTACAGCACACGGAGCGGCGAAGCGCAGATCTACATCATGGACGCCGACGGCACGAACGTGGAGCAGCTGACGACCGGCGCCGGCCCCAACTCGGCACCGACCGTCTCGATCGATGGCACGCGGATCGCCTTCACCACGGAGCGGCACTCGCCCGGCTCGGGCAGCGAGGTGTACACGATCAACATCGACGGTTCGGACGAGACCCGGATCACCACAACGAGCACCTGGAACTGGGAGCCGTCCTGGCCGGGGAGGTAG
- a CDS encoding right-handed parallel beta-helix repeat-containing protein, which produces MCAPALTAALLFLCCASATATTYVVSPDGAGDFPTIQSAIGAATNGDVIVLTDGTFTGDGNRDIDYLGKAITVRSQSRAPESCVIDCGGSETDPHRGFRFRHGEQAGSVLSGVSVRGGWATYPDLGGALYADRCAITIVRCRFAENEAASEGGAIFAYGTLAKIVESEFVGNASHAAAAASFHDESEAYVIECLFEDNASSSSGGALTFWISGPNLVDRCTFVGNTAAHEGAALWAEKISSTFVRNCTFWGNGSPDGTVLAGNYELTMVNTVVAFSTQGPGVASNEDYVELACCDVFGNEGGDWVGAIADQYGIKGNISADPLFCDPANGDLHIAAPSPCVPFSPVNPECDLVGAWPVGCGGVPVAPSTWGATKAMYR; this is translated from the coding sequence ATGTGTGCACCGGCACTCACCGCCGCGCTGCTGTTCCTCTGCTGCGCCTCCGCCACGGCGACGACCTACGTCGTCTCTCCCGACGGCGCCGGTGACTTCCCCACGATCCAGTCGGCCATCGGTGCCGCGACCAACGGTGACGTCATCGTCCTGACCGACGGGACATTCACCGGCGACGGGAACCGCGACATCGACTACCTCGGCAAGGCGATCACCGTGCGGTCGCAGAGCCGCGCGCCGGAGTCGTGCGTGATCGACTGCGGGGGGAGCGAGACGGACCCGCACCGCGGGTTCCGCTTCCGGCACGGCGAGCAGGCCGGGTCCGTGCTCTCGGGCGTGAGCGTCCGCGGCGGGTGGGCGACCTACCCCGACCTCGGCGGCGCCCTCTACGCCGACCGCTGCGCGATCACGATCGTTCGCTGCCGCTTCGCTGAGAACGAGGCCGCGAGCGAGGGCGGGGCGATCTTCGCGTACGGCACCCTCGCGAAGATCGTGGAGTCCGAGTTCGTCGGGAACGCGTCCCACGCGGCCGCGGCCGCGAGCTTCCACGACGAGAGCGAGGCCTACGTGATCGAGTGCCTCTTTGAGGACAACGCGTCGTCCTCATCGGGCGGGGCGCTGACCTTCTGGATCTCCGGCCCGAACCTCGTCGACCGATGCACCTTCGTGGGCAACACCGCGGCCCACGAGGGCGCCGCGCTGTGGGCGGAGAAGATCAGCTCCACCTTCGTGAGGAACTGCACGTTCTGGGGGAACGGGTCTCCCGACGGGACCGTGCTCGCCGGCAACTACGAGCTCACCATGGTGAACACCGTCGTCGCCTTCAGCACGCAGGGCCCGGGCGTCGCGTCCAACGAGGACTACGTCGAGCTTGCGTGCTGCGACGTCTTCGGCAACGAAGGCGGCGACTGGGTGGGGGCGATCGCCGACCAGTACGGCATCAAGGGCAACATCTCCGCCGACCCGCTCTTCTGCGACCCGGCGAACGGGGACCTCCACATCGCCGCCCCGTCCCCCTGCGTGCCGTTCTCCCCGGTGAACCCGGAGTGCGATCTCGTCGGGGCGTGGCCGGTGGGCTGCGGCGGGGTTCCCGTGGCGCCGAGCACGTGGGGCGCCACCAAGGCGATGTACAGGTAG
- a CDS encoding DUF21 domain-containing protein produces MLLVLVMSSAVAIFVSFVCSLAEALLLSLNPLTLSRLQVASPRAAGSWRRLKSNVARPITAILVLNTVAHTGGATVAGGAFAQVYGEHRIWVFSLLFTVVILFGTEILPKVIGVSFRDRLAPMAGPVVEALTTVMRPVVQLSEAMFRRLASRAQSEQITTADLVTLASLARSGKAIGLEQENIIVNAVRLTHTQITHAMIPPERIRFIRDGEAPEAVLALVRESGHTRYPVSRSDSVQGIYAYIVSKKAVPATGEDIRRLIADARPIHTVDHRATLMSALQSMLKNREHLLSVVDDRGRCVGIVTLEDIASELLSADIEEFR; encoded by the coding sequence ATGCTGCTCGTCCTTGTCATGAGCTCGGCCGTCGCCATCTTCGTCTCCTTTGTGTGCTCGCTCGCCGAGGCGCTGCTTCTGAGCCTCAACCCGCTCACCCTCAGCCGTCTTCAGGTGGCGAGTCCCCGAGCGGCCGGGTCATGGAGACGCCTGAAGAGCAACGTCGCCCGCCCGATCACGGCCATCCTTGTTCTGAACACCGTCGCTCACACGGGTGGCGCCACCGTGGCCGGCGGCGCCTTCGCTCAGGTCTACGGTGAGCATCGCATCTGGGTGTTCTCCCTGCTGTTCACGGTCGTGATCCTCTTCGGGACGGAGATCCTGCCCAAGGTCATAGGGGTCAGCTTCCGAGACCGGCTCGCGCCTATGGCGGGGCCCGTCGTCGAGGCCCTGACGACCGTGATGCGGCCTGTCGTGCAACTGAGCGAAGCCATGTTCAGGCGGCTGGCGTCGCGAGCGCAATCGGAGCAGATCACGACTGCCGACCTCGTGACGCTCGCCAGCCTCGCGCGGTCGGGCAAGGCGATCGGCCTTGAGCAGGAGAACATCATCGTGAACGCCGTCAGGCTGACCCACACGCAGATCACGCACGCCATGATCCCGCCCGAGCGGATCCGGTTCATCAGGGACGGGGAAGCGCCCGAAGCGGTGCTCGCCCTGGTGCGGGAGAGCGGGCACACGCGATACCCGGTCAGCAGAAGCGACAGTGTGCAGGGCATCTACGCGTACATCGTTTCAAAGAAGGCGGTGCCCGCGACGGGCGAGGACATCCGGCGGCTCATTGCGGACGCCAGGCCGATTCACACCGTCGACCATCGGGCGACGCTGATGAGCGCTCTCCAGTCCATGCTGAAGAACCGGGAGCACCTTCTCTCCGTGGTTGACGACCGCGGGCGCTGCGTCGGGATCGTGACGCTGGAGGACATCGCGAGCGAGCTTCTGAGCGCGGACATCGAGGAGTTCAGGTAG